Proteins encoded in a region of the Clostridium cylindrosporum DSM 605 genome:
- a CDS encoding ABC transporter permease subunit: MNIFKRELKANLKSLVFWCIGILVMVLGGMSKFKGLSGTGQSINDILGKMPKVVQIFIGSSEFDLSTALGYYGIVIGYILLMAGIHSVMLGSSIISKEERDKTVEFLLVKPITRSRVVMEKLLAALVNIILFNVVTFISSVAIINSLSKEEDVFKPLLLLMIGMLVFQIIFMSLGLCLSTIYKESKNSSGISIGILMVTYFISIAIGMSDKMNGLRILIPFKYFDVAGIIKGGNLEYLYIIVSLVIIIVFISMTFIFYRNRDLKI, translated from the coding sequence ATGAATATATTTAAGAGAGAATTAAAAGCTAATTTAAAAAGCTTGGTATTCTGGTGTATAGGAATACTTGTTATGGTACTTGGAGGGATGAGTAAATTTAAAGGACTTTCAGGTACTGGTCAAAGTATAAATGATATATTAGGAAAGATGCCAAAGGTAGTACAAATATTCATAGGATCAAGTGAATTTGATTTATCTACAGCACTTGGATACTATGGAATAGTTATAGGATATATTCTTTTAATGGCTGGAATTCATTCTGTTATGCTTGGCTCTAGTATAATATCTAAGGAAGAAAGAGATAAGACAGTAGAATTTTTATTAGTTAAGCCGATTACAAGAAGTAGAGTAGTTATGGAGAAGCTACTTGCCGCATTGGTTAATATAATTTTATTCAATGTGGTTACTTTCATAAGTTCAGTAGCAATTATTAATAGCTTAAGTAAGGAAGAGGATGTATTTAAGCCATTATTACTTTTGATGATAGGAATGCTTGTATTTCAGATTATATTTATGTCATTAGGACTTTGTTTGTCTACAATATATAAGGAATCGAAAAACTCATCTGGAATATCAATAGGGATACTTATGGTAACATATTTTATATCAATTGCTATAGGGATGAGTGATAAGATGAATGGATTAAGGATATTAATACCATTTAAGTACTTCGATGTTGCAGGAATTATAAAAGGCGGTAACCTTGAGTATTTATATATTATAGTTTCATTAGTGATAATTATAGTATTTATATCTATGACATTTATATTCTACAGGAATAGAGACCTTAAAATATAA
- a CDS encoding potassium channel family protein — MKNFRFSIFKPIPALILYISYILLLKILKLYIEESLGYAVMIWLGSLFYLYLILYSFRVIFHVSKNKMSTGKAVFNIAVSAMAGVVFFAVNYFFIYQLSNENFIGHIGDNPVDVFISFLYFSFATFATVGYGDISPISSLSKILTILEIIYSFFVIVIAFSSFTQIREYLKDSPKPLFINDKNKKDQG, encoded by the coding sequence ATGAAAAACTTTCGGTTTTCAATTTTTAAACCTATACCTGCACTAATACTTTATATTTCTTATATTCTGCTGTTAAAGATTTTGAAATTATATATTGAAGAGTCCTTAGGATATGCTGTCATGATATGGCTTGGATCTCTTTTCTATTTATATTTAATTCTTTATTCATTTAGAGTTATATTTCACGTTAGCAAAAATAAAATGTCTACTGGGAAAGCAGTTTTTAATATTGCTGTTTCTGCAATGGCAGGGGTTGTGTTCTTTGCAGTAAATTACTTTTTTATATACCAACTTTCAAATGAAAACTTTATAGGACATATTGGAGATAATCCCGTTGATGTATTTATATCATTTCTCTATTTTAGCTTTGCAACCTTTGCAACAGTAGGGTATGGTGATATATCTCCTATATCATCACTTTCTAAAATCCTTACAATTCTTGAGATTATCTATTCATTTTTTGTAATAGTAATAGCATTTTCATCCTTTACTCAAATCAGAGAATATCTAAAAGACTCCCCAAAACCCCTATTCATTAATGATAAAAATAAAAAAGACCAGGGATGA